One genomic segment of Labeo rohita strain BAU-BD-2019 chromosome 14, IGBB_LRoh.1.0, whole genome shotgun sequence includes these proteins:
- the LOC127175971 gene encoding protocadherin gamma-C5-like isoform X1: protein MERRRSWPVLCLALSLMHLSVASGELRYSVPEEQNPGSVVGNIARDLGLSAMRSTERNLQVVSGSNAQYFEVNPNGVLVIKETIDRERICALSSICSLHLQILLQNPLEIHRVLVQIDDVNDNAPQFPNVNASLEISEAAAPGTRFRLESARDPDVGINSLRTYSLSSSDYFVLNVETKSDGSKFPELVLEKAVDREAQAAFRLLLTAVDGGQPEKSGTTLLLIKILDVNDNAPVFDEPVKRVSLLENSPPGTLVTKLNATDMDSGINGKISYLFSKYMPERILKMFSVDSKSGEIRVVGDVDYEEANVYDITVQARDGGSPAMEGSCNIKVEIIDVNDNTPEVTLTSLTSPIREDAETGTVIALISAKDLDSGDNGKVTLRVSPGLPFKLKSAFGEHYTLVTDGRLDREVIDEYTVVVTATDSGSPPLSSQKTFAVRLSDVNDNAPVFSQNSYSVDVAENNAPGTPIVTVLASDPDVGDNARLSYSILPTTIHGSPISSYVYINPENGNIFTMRSLDYEQMNAFKIEVQVRDAGTPPLTSNVTVHVFVVDQNDNPPVILYPTYSEDEGIRLTVPHGAPVGHRVNKIVAVDPDSGHNAWLFYSIAPGDDSSLFHIEPHTGELRTAQKLMDDEQGGKTHPAYNFIVVVRDNGQPALSTSVSVTVTIEEKSPDKSTDFRITPHKGTGMTDVTLYLIISLGCVTLVSLLTMVVLLVRCIRHKGGSMCCYSRTGFRSRHSYQQRAHKDLHLQLNTDGPIRYMEVVGGPQEPHTRTYRPCYSTLSSRSDFVFVKTPMLSHNNTLNMTLTRKHLMNSANEQKPPSADWRFTQNQRPGPSGAAATPEVAVGTGPWPNPPTEAEQLQALMAAANEVSEATNTLGPGTMGLSTRYSPQFTLQHVPDYRQNVYIPGSTATLTSNQQQPQQALPPPQAAAAIAVAQPEPPKAAQTPASKKKSTKKEKK, encoded by the exons ATGGAGAGGAGACGCTCGTGGCCCGTGCTCTGCCTCGCGCTCTCCCTCATGCACCTCTCAGTCGCGTCTGGTGAGCTCCGTTATTCGGTACCGGAGGAACAAAACCCAGGGTCTGTCGTTGGGAATATAGCGAGGGATTTGGGTCTCAGCGCGATGAGAAGTACTGAAAGAAACCTACAAGTCGTCTCGGGATCTAACGCGCAATATTTCGAGGTAAATCCTAACGGTGTCTTAGTTATTAAAGAGACTATAGATAGGGAGCGCATTTGCGCTTTAAGTTCGATTTGCTCTTTGCACCTTCAAATCCTTCTTCAGAACCCTTTAGAAATTCACAGAGTTCTTGTTCAAATTGATGATGTAAACGACAACGCGCCGCAGTTTCCAAACGTGAATGCATCGCTAGAGATTTCCGAGGCGGCCGCTCCAGGGACGCGGTTCCGTCTGGAGAGCGCACGCGATCCCGATGTGGGCATTAACTCCCTACGCACGTACAGCCTCTCCAGCAGcgattattttgttttaaacgtGGAGACTAAAAGCGACGGCAGTAAGTTTCCAGAGCTCGTCCTGGAAAAGGCTGTGGACCGGGAGGCGCAGGCCGCGTTTCGCCTCTTGCTCACGGCCGTGGATGGAGGACAGCCGGAGAAGTCCGGGACCACCCTCCTGCTTATTAAGATTCTGGACGTGAATGACAACGCGCCGGTGTTTGATGAGCCGGTGAAAAGGGTTAGTCTTTTGGAAAACTCTCCTCCAGGAACGCTTGTGACTAAACTGAATGCCACTGATATGGACTCTGGGATAAACGGGAAAATATCTTACTTATTCAGTAAATATATGCCAGAGAGAATACTTAAAATGTTCAGTGTTGATTCTAAATCAGGGGAAATCCGTGTTGTGGGGGATGTGGATTATGAGGAAGCGAATGTGTATGACATCACAGTTCAAGCCAGGGACGGAGGCTCTCCTGCCATGGAGGGCTCATGCAACATCAAAGTGGAAATAATCGATGTGAACGATAACACTCCGGAGGTGACATTAACCTCACTAACCAGCCCCATCCGGGAGGATGCTGAAACAGGCACTGTTATTGCGTTAATCAGTGCAAAAGACTTAGATTCTGGGGATAATGGAAAAGTCACACTTAGAGTATCCCCAGGGCTTCCGTTTAAACTAAAGTCAGCCTTTGGAGAACACTACACACTTGTGACCGACGGTCGTCTAGACAGAGAAGTCATTGATGAGTACACTGTTGTTGTCACTGCGACTGACTCCGGTTCGCCTCCGCTATCCTCTCAGAAGACTTTTGCGGTTCGTTTATCCGACGTGAATGATAATGCTCCAGTGTTCTCGCAGAACTCCTACTCAGTGGATGTAGCTGAAAATAACGCTCCTGGTACTCCGATAGTAACCGTTTTGGCATCCGACCCGGATGTTGGAGACAACGCCCGATTGTCATACTCCATCCTCCCAACTACCATCCATGGCAGTCCCATTTCCTCATACGTCTACATCAATCCTGAAAATGGGAACATCTTCACCATGCGCTCTTTGGATTATGAGCAAATGAATGCATTCAAGATCGAAGTGCAGGTGCGTGATGCTGGAACGCCGCCGCTGACGTCTAATGTCACCGTGCATGTTTTTGTGGTTGACCAGAATGACAACCCACCTGTTATCCTTTACCCAACATACTCTGAAGACGAAGGGATCCGGCTGACCGTCCCGCACGGTGCACCTGTCGGCCACCGGGTCAACAAGATCGTCGCTGTTGACCCCGACAGTGGCCACAATGCTTGGCTCTTCTACAGCATCGCTCCAGGAGATGATTCATCGCTGTTTCACATCGAACCGCACACGGGCGAACTGCGTACCGCACAGAAACTCATGGACGATGAACAGGGTGGTAAAACCCACCCAGCTTATAACTTCATAGTGGTTGTGCGAGACAACGGCCAGCCAGCTTTGTCCACTAGCGTTTCGGTTACAGTTACCATAGAAGAAAAAAGCCCAGACAAATCTACAGACTTCCGTATAACGCCACACAAGGGGACTGGTATGACGGATGTCACTCTGTACCTCATCATCTCATTGGGCTGCGTGACATTGGTGTCGCTCTTGACCATGGTGGTGCTCTTGGTACGATGCATCAGGCACAAGGGTGGTTCGATGTGCTGCTATTCCAGAACGGGCTTCCGTTCCAGGCACTCCTACCAGCAGAGAGCTCATAAGGACCTTCACCTCCAGCTTAACACTGATGGACCCATTAGGTATATGGAGGTGGTCGGAGGGCCTCAGGAACCTCACACAAGGACCTACAGGCCCTGTTACTCAACGCTCTCCAGCAGGAGTGACTTTGTGTTTGTCAAGACTCCCATGTTGAGTCATAACAACACATTAAACATGACTTTGACTAGGAAGCACTTAATGAACTCAGCCAATGAG CAAAAACCACCCAGTGCTGACTGGCGTTTCACCCAGAACCAGAGGCCTGGGCCCAGCGG GGCTGCCGCCACTCCTGAAGTTGCCGTGGGAACAGGACCCTGGCCCAACCCCCCAACCGAGGCCGAGCAGCTTCAGGCGCTGATGGCCGCTGCTAATG AGGTCAGTGAGGCAACCAACACTCTGGGTCCAGGCACCATGGGTCTGAGCACCCGCTACAGCCCTCAATTCACCCTGCAGCATGTCCCTGATTACCGACAGAACGTCTACATCCCCGGCAGCACCGCCACCCTGACCTCCAACCAGCAGCAACCCCAGCAGGCCCTGCCACCACCACAGGCCGCCGCAGCTATCGCCGTGGCCCAACCTGAGCCGCCAAAAGCCGCCCAGACGCCCGCCAGCAAGAAGAAATCCACCAAGAAGGAGAAGAAGTAG